The segment ACTCAGATTGTCTTTCAACCTGAATAATCTTCAGACCGAAGAGACCGTATCGGGCCGAGCCAGTCTCGAGATTGTGACCAACGAGGGCAAGAATCGCTCCCTGGCCTTGAACAGCAACGACATGGTCTTCCAGATTCAGCGTTTCAAGCAGATCAGCACCACCTTTACCCTGCCCCAGAAGATGACCCTCCCGGATGTGTTCGGGCTGCGCCTGGTCATCAAGGATCCTTCAGGCAAGGTTATTTTCAGTGAAACCTATCCGCTGTCTTACGTTATGTCTTAGCCTGCTGTTGGCCGCTCTGGTGGTCAGCACGGTTGCCTTCGCCGGGGATGCTCCCCGGCGACATACGTTTTTCAGTGGCACCCAGTATCCCCTCACCGTCCACTTCATCCAGGGCACCGAACCCGGACCTACGGTCATGGTCCAGGGCGGCATCCAGGGCGATGAGGTCTCGGGCTATCTCACCGCACAGATTCTGACCCATGCCGAGGTCATACGGGGCAACCTGATTGTCATCCCCCGGGCCAACGTGCCCACGGTTCTGGCCGGAAAGCGCGAGATCAATGTCGATCTGAACCGCCGTTTCGATCAGGATTACAATACGTTCTATGAAGATCGCCTGGCGCGGGTGATCCGTTTCTTGCTCAAGCGCAGCGATGCCTTCGTGCACTTGCACGAGGGCAGTGGGTTCTATCATCCCACCTATGTGGACGGATTGCGCAACCCTCGCCGTTATGGCCAGTCCATCATCATTGATACCCCGGTTTTCGAGGGGCGCATCAATTTGGCCCAGGTCGCCACGTCGGTGTTGGGCCAGTTGAATCATTCCATTGTGCCCGCCTACCAGTTCAAGCTGTTCAATACCAACACCTTTGCCAACAACACCACGCATCCCGAACAGCGCAAGTCACTGACTTTCCATGCCTTGTCCAGTGCCGGGATTCCTGCGTTGGCCATTGAGGTCAGCAAGAACATCCGCCAGTTGGGTTGGAAGGTTCTGCAACAGCTCAGGGCCACGGTCCTGACTCTGGAGCAGTATGGCGTCGAGCTGCGTCTGCCCGAGTTCACCGAACAGGAAGTGGATCGTTATGCACGCACTGCTTCGCGTTTGCGCGTCAATGGCCTGCCCGTGATACCGGGCAAGGATCTGACGCTGCCTCTGGCCCCTGGAGGGACTGTGGCCGTGACGGTGGAAGACGCCGGGGATTCAACTTTTGACCCCGTTCCTGCCGTGTTTGCCTCGGATCGTCCTGATCTGAATATGGTCTCGGCGCCCCGGCTGGCCCTGTCGCGTTTCGGGAGACTGGATGTGCGGGCCGATGGCACCAGGGTCTCGCGTGTCAATGTGGCCTGGCAGGGTCAATGGCAGGACAAGGCTCCGACTCCCGGTACCCCTGTGGCAAAGGGGGCGGCCCCGCTGTTTGCCTGCTGGTTGAACGGCAAGCTCCGCTTCGTGCCGGCGGACGGTGTGCTGGAGGCTGTGCAGGGTGACCAGTTGGTGCTTGAAGGGGTCTGGGGCAGCCGCAAGGATCAGGAAGAAGTGCTTAATTTCAAGGGATATGTCAGCCAACCCCGCCGCAACGACGGTCAGGATGCCGGGCAGGAGATTGTCCTGGACTCCGGTGCGTTCATTGGCCGCTATGTCAAGGCCGCCAAAGACGGTTCTTCCTGGCTGTGCCGGGTGGTGCGCGAGACTCCGGGCGAGCCCAAGACACAATTCAAGGTGCGATTTGTGCCCCGTTCCGTGTCCGCACTGGGCCTGTTGGGCGAGGATGGCGACCGGATCATCGTGCCCTGGACCGGTGAAGGCCGATATGTTCTGCCCGCAGGGACCTATACCCTGGAAGGATTGTGGAGCAATGGCCCCAAGGACAAAGTCCTGGCCACCAACGAAAGCAGACCCCTGCCCTGGGGCGGCGGTGTGACCGTTGCTCCCGGTCTCGAGACCACCATCACCCTGCGTCAGGCCACCACGTTTCGGCCCATCGGCCGGATGACCCTGGCGGCTCAGTAGTCGCGTTACACCACCGGAACACTCATGCCTCCATCCGTTTTCGTCAATCTGCCCCTGGCCTCCATCGCCAGAGGAGCGCCGTATCTCGACCTGTTTCTGGAGCAGGGCATTAACCCGGAGCTGGGCATCAATGCCTTTGCCCTGGACGAATTGTCCGAGCGCTGGCACCAGCGCATGGCCCGCCGCCTGCGCGAGGACGGGCTGCGTTGTGCAGTGCATCTGCCATTCATGGATCTGCGCCCCGGTGCCTCCGATCCCGCGATTCTGGCTGTGACCCGCGAGCGGCTGGACAGGGCCATGGGCCTGGCTCTTGAATACGGGGCCGCGCACATGGTGGGTCACGCCTGTTTTGTGCCGGGCATGGATGGATGCAGGGAGCAGGAATGGCTGGAGACGTCGACCAGCACCTGGGCCGGGTTGCTGGAAGGCCATGAAAGCGCCCCGCTGCTGTGTCTGGAAAACACCTATGAAACAGCCTGCCAGCCCATACTGGACCTGCTTTCCCGGTTGCCGGAAGATCGTGCAGGGGCCTGTCTGGACCTGGGGCACTGGCATAGCTTTGCCCGAGGCTGTGAACGCCGTGACCTGAAGGCTTGGCTGATGGCTCTGGGGCCACGCCTGAAGCATCTGCACCTGCATGACAACGACGGTTCCGGGGATCAGCATCTGGGCCTTGGGCAGGGTTCCATTCCCTTTGACGAGTTGTTTGCGACGCTGACCCGAAGCGGGCGGACCCCGTCCATGACTTTGGAGCCGCATACCCTTGAGGACTACGAGCACTCCAGCCGTTTCATGACCGAGCACCCCGACTGGTTCATTGGGAAAAACGCATGAGTTCACGCCCCTATCGATTTTACAAGCTCTCTCCCGGTGGCAATACCACCATTCTGATTATGGATGCCGAGACATTGCCCGTGGCCGATCATCCGGCTCTGGCCGCACGATTCATGGACCCGCTGCATCTGCAGGCCGAGCAGGTGGGATTCGTGTCCCTGAACGGCGGAACGCCGAGGCTGGACATGATGGGTGGTGAATTCTGCGGTAATGCGGCGCGCTGCCTGACCGCTGTGCTGGCCCTGGAGGGCCACCTGGACGATGTGGGGAGCATTTCCGTGTCCGGGGTAGAGGACGATCTTGATGTGCGTGTCAGCCGCGACAACGGAGCGCTCTCCACTGCCGTGCAGATGCCCGTGCGCGAGGACGGTGCCTGCATCAGTGATCTGGCTCCCGGGATTGCCCTGGCCGAACTGGACGGCATCACTCACCTGCTTCTGGACGAGGACGAGCATTCCTGTCCGGTTGATCCCATCAACGCCGCCGCACGCCTGCGGGCTGCGCATGGCCTCGGGGAACGCGACGCCGTGGGCTGTATCTGGTATTCCGGGGGCCTTGCCTTACCCAGCATCCGCCCGGTGGTCTGGGTCCGCGAGACGAATACCACGCATCTGGAAACCGCCTGTGGCTCGGGTACCATGGCCCTGACCCAGCTGTTGGCCTGCCAGCAGGGTGGTCCTGTGTGTGTTCGGGTACTACAGCCCAGTGGTCAGAGCATTGAAGCGCGAGTGGATTATGATCAGTCCACGGGGCGATTCAGTGATGCGTGGATTTCGGGACGGGTCGAGGTCATCGCCAAGGGCATCACATATTTATAGAAAGGCGCTGAAAAACAGCCATCTGCGGTGTTGCTGCAAACAAATCGAGACCTCACCTATATCCAGATAGGCGTCAGTCTCGATTTGTTTTTGCGCCTTGTATCTTACGAATTTTGAGCGCCCTGTGGAAAGAGTGGGTTTTATTTCCAGCTATTAATGTGCTTGGCCCATGGTCCAGAGGTCATTGTTTCAACAATTTGAGTAAAATGGTGATGATGGCATGGTTGGGGGATGAGGAAATATGTTCTGACTGTTCCTCTGAAACATCGAATGGAGAGGACGGTTTCGGTGTCTAGGTGTTCTTGTATTGCCTTAATCCTTTCACCAAATTGTGCCGGATGGGGTTTTCCCATGTGCATATGTTGATAGATAATGAGGCTTTTCCCACTGGCCCATAATTTTTTGAGTTCATCCCAGAAGATATACTTGCAATGCTTGTTGCTTTTTTTACTCGTACTTGGGACTTCAATCCCATTATCCGGATCGCAAAAAACTATGTCACAATCTTTCAGTTTGTCTTGGGCTTGTTGGAACCAGTGCTGTCGTTCCTGCATTCGTTCATTAAGCTTGGGAACTTTGATGGTGTTTTCATAATATATGGTGTTTTCGGGGAGGATTTGTATTTTTCTGATGTGGGATACGTTTCTCCGATTCGGAATGATGTTGCCCTGTTCGTCAACGAGGTGTTTCTTTAGTGCATCAAACAAAAAGGGGTCACATGACCTAAACTCCTTGTTGTTTGATTTTTGCAAATAAGCTGTATGTTTCCCGTCGTTATTATGTGTTTCATTGTTGGCGAGACACCAGAGGATCCCGAGTCTGGAAGAGGGGGTAACGGCATTGCGGAGCATGCCGTACTTGGTGAAATCCCCGACGTCTCCGAAATATCTGTTTTGCATGGAAATTCCTCAACTGCAGGGTTTTGGGACATATGGCATGGCGTATAGACGTGTCTGTTTGATAGCTCAAGCAGAAGTCGGTGTCATTATTAAGCTTGATCGATGCGAGAGACGGGCCTTCCCCACCGCGTCGGGGCATTAGGACGCGAAGAGTGCGGACCTTGGCCGCCCGAAATGAGCGATCCAGCTCCGGCGACGAGTGCTGATTTTCAGGAAGGATGAGATCTGCGGATCCTGTGGCCTGTATGGTTTGCCAACCGTTAAGCCTCACCCCAAAGGGGGAGGGCAGAGTCCAGAGGGTGTTCCGGGGGGGAAAACGAGTCTTCGAGCGTCCCTCCACATACCCTCTGGTCCAAGCGAAGCGGACACCTGTGGCAATGCCCCCTTGGTCGGTCTGCGAGAGCAGGCGATGTGCCAGACACCTGGACGCAGCACCCCCAACCTCTCTCCGCGAGAGCGGGCAACGTCGGTGTCTTCCCTCCGATAGGCAACACCCTTGCGGCGCGAAGCCGCACCCTACTTGCTGCGGGTCAGGGCCAGGGCCAGAGCCGTAGTCAGTTTGACCAGTTCGGAATTGTTCTTGCGCACCGTGGCCGCAAGGCGTCGTGACAGGGCGGTCAACAGGTGGCAGCCAATCTCGGGTTCGTTCTTGACCAGGGCAAAGAAGCGGTCACGATTGGTGACCAGAAATTCCGAGGGCTCCAGGGTTTCCACCGTGGCCGAGCGAGTGTCGCGGTCGATGAGCGCCATTTCCCCGAACAACGGGCACAGGCTCCCGTCCAGGGTGGCCAGCACCTTGCGGGTGTCCTGCAGTTCCTGCAAGGGCAAGGTCATGCCCTGGATGATCATGGACTTGGTGATGCGCACCCGGCCGCTGACAAGGACGAACATCTCGTCGCCGAGGTCTCCCTCATTGATGATTTTTTCGCCCCGCTCCACCTTGAGTGTTGAGAATATCTTCTGAACCTTGTCGATGTCGGCATCGGGCATGTCCGTGAAGATGGCGATGTCGTGCCAGGGAATGTTGTTCATGAAGTCGTCCTCATCATGATTCCGTGGCCTGGGCCTTCAGGTACAGTAGGCCGTCATAGCCTTCGAGTTGCAGGTCGTCTGCCGGGTTGATCACGATGCTCGGGCCCTGCTGCCCCAGCGAGGTCTGCTGCCCGCTCATGGTGAACAGTTCCAGGATGAACTGATCCAGAGCCGAGCCTTCATCCAGCATGTCCTGCAGGGTCAGGTCCTTGCTCTCGTGACACAGGGCCAGTGGCAGTGAGCCGTCATGGCCGCGTGAGGTCTGTATGAGTTCGCCCCAGTCCATGTTCTGTTCATCGCTTGTCAATCGGCGATAGTCCAGGCTGCCCGCATGATTGCGTGATCCGACGAGTCCCTGAAAGAACGGCCAGACCGAGGGGGTCTTGCCCATGCGACCCAGGAGCATGCTGGCGACTTCGCCCCGGGGCACGATCTCGTTAACCCCGGCCCGCAGCAGATGGTCGCGGTTTTCGGCCAGCACCACTTCGGAATAGATGGAAACCTTGGGGGCGAGACTGCGCAGGGTCAGGGCGGCGTAGAGGCTTTGCTGATCAGAGTCTGCGGCCGAGAGTCCGGCCTGGGAGAGGATGTAGATCACCTGGGCTGTGGCCGGGCTGGCGCGGTGGACCACGCTTTCGTGTGCGGGGTTGCCGTAGACGAAGTGCAGCCTGTTGGCCATATCCAGATCAAAGGCCAGGGAGTCACGCTCCTCGGGAGCCAGGCTGTTGACCAGGACCAGGTCATTGTTTTTCAGGATCTCTGCATCCTGAAGTGTGCTTACGATGTTTTTTGCGAACGAATTCCAACCGATGATGATGACGTGCCCTGAAAGTTTCACTTTGAGCAGTCCTTTTCGGCGTTTGGCCCGATTTTCGACGATAATGGAGGCCAGGTTGCCGGTTAGGGTGGAGACCATCCCGATGCCGGAGATCATGACGAGCAATCCGAGGAGCCGCCCCGGCGTTGTCGCCGGGACGAGATCCCCATAGCCGACGGTGGTCAGGGTGACCACCGCCCACCAGATTGCGGAAAGAAAATCAGCGTGTCCCTGAGGCTGAAGCTCAAGGAGGTAGAAGCCCACCGAGCTTAGGATCAGCAGGGTGGAGATGAGGACCAGCAACTTCCTGAAGGGAGTGCTAATCAGTATCTTCGCCGTAAACCTCATCTTCAAGGTCTTCCTGTCGCTTCAACAACTCTTCAAACCTGATGTCCGCACCCAGAATACCCTGGATGTCGAGTTCTTCATCGTCCACTGGTGTGGCCACGGTGAGGCACAGTTTACCAGTAAAATGCGACTTGTAGAAGTCCGTAACCATCATCTTGCCCGTTTGCATGGGTTTGACGAACCATTCGCGGTCGGAAAAATCCGTTTCATGGTCATAGGTCTTGTACTTGGGCGCATCCTCGGGGTGGCAGACGGAACTGGCCACAAGGCGCCCCTCCGTATTGACCAGATACATGTACTGGATGAAGGAGTACTCGGACAGGAAGTCGTCCATGCAGCCTCCCACCTTCTCGGAACTGAGGCTGCGGATTTCGCAGTCTTGCGACAGCTTTTCCACGACCTTGGCAGCCAGCTTGTGGGCCGCTTCCTTCAGATGGTCGAATTCGGACATGAACAACTCTGGCAGGTAGCGCTTGACCACGACCTTCATCTCCTTGTTGGAGAAGGAGGTGTTCCGGCCTTTTTCATAGGCGGCCATGATGCGCTTGTAGATCTTGGTCACTGCGGGGTGGCGCTTGTCGATGACCTGATCGCCGGTCAGGTGCAAGGACTGGTTGATCCAGTAGGCCACGCCGGCCTTGCCCGACTTGTCGGTGATGATGATCGGCACCGGGCGGTTCAGGATCTTGTTGGTATCGAAGATGTTGTAGATCTCTTCGTTCTTGGCCAATCCGTCCACGTGGATTCCGGCGCTGGTGGCGTTGAAATCGCGGCCCGCAAAGGGGTAGTTGTCGGGAATCTTGTAGTCCAGCTCCTTCTCGAAGTATTCGGCGATTTCGCTGATGACCTGGGTGTGGGCCATGTCGTCTTCACCGGTCAGGGAGATGTACTCCATGACCAGGGCCTCGATGGGGGCGTTGCCGGTGCGCTCGCCAAAGCCGAACAGGGTGCCGTTGGCACCGGAGCAGCCATAGAGCCAGGCCGTGGCTGCATTGACCAGCACCTTGTGGAAGTCGTTGTGGCCATGCCACTCCAGCCATTCGCTGGGGACGCCAGCCTCATCGGTGAAGGCACGCACCACCCGTGCCACCGAGCGCGGCAGAGCCGAGCCGGGATAGGGCACGCCAAAGCCCATTGTGTCGCATAGCCGGATTTTGACGGGCAGGCCGCTGTCCTTGGACAACTCCATCAGCCGTTTGGCAAAGGGCAGGCAGAAACCCCAGATGTCGGCCCGGGTGATGTCCTCAAAGTGACAACGCGGCACGATGCCCCATTCCAGGGCTTTTTCCACCACCTCGAGGTAGTCGTGCATGGCCTCGACGCGATTCTTCTTGAGCTTCAGGTAAATATGGTAGTCGGACACCGAAGTCAGCATGCCGGTCTCGCGGATGCCCATGTCCTTGACCAGACGCAGATCGTCCTTGTTGGCGCGGATCCAGCCTGTGACCTCGGGGAATTTGTAGTCCTTGGCCATGCAGCGCTCAACGGCGCGGCGGTCCTTGTCGGAATACAGGAAGAACTCACTCTGGCGAATCAGCCCGGAGTGGCCGCCCAGCTTGTGCAGGTAGTCGAAGATGGTTTCCATCTGCTTGACCGTATAGGGCGGGCGGGCCTGTTGGCCGTCACGGAAGGTCGTGTCGGTGATGAAAATCGGATCTGCCGGGCGTGGCATCATGAAGTTGTCATCAAAGCTGACCCGACCAACCTTGGTGTACGGAAAGTATTCGCGGAACAGGACAGGTTCTTCGGGGTTGCGGACCTGATAGTCGAAGCTGCGATTGAAGTGCAGAAATGCCATGGCTTGTTATTCCTCCATCATGATCGTCTTTTGCGGGTGGGGTGGCCCCGTCCCGCAGCATGTCTATGCGTAGCAGAAACAGGATTGTGGTCAAACGATAATCGGTGAACCCTCCCCGGGAGACCACAGAACCTCAGGAATCATCCTGCGCGGAACGTGGGCTTTTCGCGGGTTGTGGGTGGAGTGCCGGCGGGCGCGGTGGTCCGCCGGGTAAACTCAGGCCAGTCCGTGGCGCTGCTTTTCCTGCAGCACTTCCTGGCTCTCGGGGCTGATTCGCTCCGCTTCGGCCAGGGCGCGGGCGGCTTCTTCGGCCCAGCCGCCTCGGCGCAGGCTGCGGGCAGCCAGCAGTGACAGCCGCTCGGGGGCCTCGTCATAGACGTTGGCCACGAGTTTGGCATAGCTGTCGCCGAAAACTTCGCGCACCAGATCGTTCTGATCGAACAGGAACCGCGCCAGCAGTTCATTCTCGCGGTGCAGCGGTAGATAATCCATGAACAGTTTGCGGCAGTTGAACAGCAAAAAGCGGATGCGGTTCACTTCGCGCTGGATGCTCTCGTTGGTCTGGTCAAGGACTCCGAACAGTTCGCGGGAAAAGGCCAGGTGTTCTCCCGAGAGTTCCTTGTCCTGCAGCTGTCGGAACCAGGGGGCGTAGTTCTGCTGCTGATAGGCGTCTTCCTTGAGCTTCATGGCGTCGTGGAAGATGTAGCCGACGCTCCAGTCCAGAAATTGGCCCAGCATTCCCGAGCCGCTGGCACCGCTGGCGCTATCATTCTTGTACAGCACGTGGGCCGTGTCCTTCAGGCGCCAGAGCAGTCCCTTGTTCATTTCCTGGCCGAGCAGATTCTTCAGGGCGTTGAAGTCCACATGGCCGGTGCGGTCAAAATGGCGAAATTCGTGTTCCAGCAATCTGCTGACCAGACAGAAATCTCGTAGGACATCGCGTACGAATTCCGGCAGTTTGCTTCTGATCCATTTTGACATTGCTGGGGGTGCTCCTCAAGGTTTGATCGGAAGCGGACCTTAGCATATCAGGAGGCAATCGCCAAATAGAGCCATTTGAGGCAGATCGGGGGCGTAATCATCAAGAATTAAGCCCTGTCCGAGAACAGGGCTTAATAACCGAATCGATTTGCTGGGAATCAGGGGTGGCGGTGTCAGAATCGAGGCAGGTAATGCCATGGTGCGGCACATTCTGGGTTGCGTTTTTGCCACCTATGCTGCGTGAGTTGCCATGCGCAAATGGTAGGCGCGGAACACGGAGACCTCGTCCTTGCCCATGTAGCGGGCCAGGGTTTTCTCCGAGGTCTTGGTCAGATCGACCACGATCAGCCCGTCGATGGCATCGCCGAAGTCGCGGTCCAGATTAAAGGTAAGCACCTGTCCGCCCAGCTTCAGGTACTGCCTGAGCAGGACGGGCACACCCTTGCCGTCGGATTCGATGTCCGCCACGGCGGTCCCCAGATCCTCGATATCCGGGCAGATGGCGGCGATGCTGCCCGGTTTGAAGCCGCCGGGAACCCGAGCCTTGATCTTGGGCGGGGTCAGGGGACGCACCGTCTTGAGCAGGGCTTTGGTGCCTTCTTGATGGCCCTTCAGGAAGTGCATCATCAGGTGTCTGGACAGGGGGTTGTAGTCATTGGAGATGGAGACCGGCCCAAAGATGGTCTTGTAGCGTTTGTGGCGGTAGACGAAGCGGGCAATTCCCTTCCAGAGCAGGAGCAGAGGATTGTAGCTCTTGCGGTATTCCTTGCTGATGAAGGCCCGGCCCATTTCCAGGCAGGGGCCAAGGGCGTCCAGAAATTTGTGATCGTACTTGAACAGGGTGGAGGTGTAGAGGCCCTTGATGCCGGAGCTGTCCACAATGGAATCCACGCAGCCCACACGATAGGCGCCCACGATGCGGCGATCCTTTTTGTGCCAGAGCACAAGGTGGTGGTAGTCGTCATCAAAGCGGTCCAGATCGCGCGCCAGGCCCGTGCCCTCGCCCACATCGCGGAAGTTGAGTTCGCGTAGGCGTCCGATCTCTGGCAGTACGGCGGGCAGTGCCCGGCCCTGGGCGCAGATGATCATCTGGTCGCCCTGCTCCAACAGCACGTTCTGGGCGGGCTGGGATTCGATCTCAGCAGCCAGCAATGCCGGCCCGCAGGATTGAGCCACGGGCTGAGTGCCTTCCAGGTTGGTCGGCGGCGTCAGTCCCGTTGCCTGCTCGCGTTTGTGCTTGAGCAGATAGGTGCGCAGTCGCAGATAGTCCGTCAGCTTTTCGTCATTCTCGAAGTGTTGGATCTTCTGGGCCGGGATCATGCGCCCCACGTCCAGACACACCGTGCGTCGCTGTTTGTTCAGCATCTCACGGGGCAGCATCATGGTTCGTAGGCGCGGATGGATCATGCCCAGCAGATGAAACAGTGGCCCGTTGTGGCCGTCGAAGTGCACGGGGACCACCGGAGCCTTGGTGATGCGGATGATGCGTCCGATGGAGGGGCTCCATTGGGGGTCGGTCACCGTACGTTTGCGTAGTTGCAGGGAGCTGACCTCCCCGGCAGGGAACACGGCCAGCAGCCCGCCGCCGCGTGCCCAACGGATGGCTTCCTTGAGTGGGCCGATGTTGCGCTTGGATGACTTCCTGCTGCCAAAGGGGTCCACGGAAATGAGATGCTCGCGCATCTCTGGAATCATGGACAAGACATGGTTGGCCATGACTTTTACATCCGGGCGCACGCGGCGCAGGGTCTGGAGCAGGATCACGCCTTCGATGGCACCAAAGGGGTGGTTGGCTACCACCACCGCCGGTCCCGTGGCGGGGATATTGGACAGGTCGGTCTCGGGCACGTCCACCTGGATGGAGAGCAGGTTCAGGACATCTGCCAGGAAATCGGAGTTTTTGCGTCCGCTGATTTCGGAGTAGAGGCTTTTCAGGGTGGGCAGGCAAAGGAGTTTTTCCAGCGGTGGCTGGACCATGGCCCGAAGCGGCCTGTTCAGGGGCAGATTCAGGTCAAAGGGACTCTCGAGAACGTGTGCCTGCGGCATGGAGACCTCCCGGTCTGGGCGTTGCACTCCCGCTGGCGAGGAATTCGTCGGCATGGCGGAGTGAAGTGAGTTGAGATTGAGTAGCAGCAGGGTGTGGCGGGTGAGAGGAGGGCTGGTGGCGATTGCATGACAACGTGGCCTGGCTGTTTACCTTTGGTGGCCCCGCCTGAAGGCGCTTGCGTGAATGGTTCGGGCTATTCTGTGCAAAGCGTTCAAAATCGTTGATGGGCAGGCGCAAGTCGTCCGCAAGACCGACGCCTATTTTGACATAGGTGAGGGTTTGCGGACGATACAGCAACGCACCCATCGAGGATTTTCAAAGCTCTGTTCATCTTCGGTGTGACCAGAGAGGGTGTGTGGGGCTGGCTCCCGCATCAGCAGGGAGAGACCTCTCTGTACAGCTCCCAGAGTTGCAGATACGAGGCTTCGAAAGACCGGCCTTCCATGTAGTTGCGGGCATTGTGGCGCATCTCGCGCACGCGGGCGGGGTTGTCGACCAGTGTTTCCATGGCTCGTTCGAAGTGGCGCTCGTCGCCGTCGGGTACGATCAGTCCCGTCTGTCCGGGGATCAGATTTTCCTGGGGGCCGCCCTGGTCCGTGACAATGACCGGCAGGCCCGAGGCCTGAGCCTCCAGCACCACGTTGCCGAAGGTGTCTGTGGTGGAGGGGAAGACAAAGATACTGGCCGAGGCATAGGCTGCTGCCAGATCGTCTCCCGTCAACGGGCCGGTGAAGGTCACGGGATAACCGGACAGCTCGTCCTGCATCTGTTCCAGGTACGGGCCGTTGCCCACCACCACCAGCCGGACTCCGGTCCGGCGCGCGGCCAGGCGTTTGAAGGCCCCGGTCAGCACATGCAGATTCTTTTCCTGTGAGACGCGCCCCACGTACAGCAGCTTGGTCTCGCCTTCGTCCAGGCCGTAGCCGGACTTGAAGAACCCGTTGCGCTTTGCGGGATTGAATCGCTCCACGTCCACTCCGCGGGGGTAGAGCCGCACCCGCTTGGCATCCACACCCTTTCCTGTCAGTTCGTTGGCCATGGACAGGGACGGAGCATAGACCACATCGGACTGATTGGAGAACCAGACCATGTAGCGCCACATGCCCTCGGCCATGGAAGCGTCACCGGTCAGAGCACTGGCGTATTGCGGAAAGGCCGTGTGGTAGGTGCTGTGCAGGGGCAGGCCCAGAATCTTGGCGCAGGCCAGACCTGCCATGCCCACCGGTCCGGGAGTGGCGGCATGGATGTGGGTCACGCCGGTTTCGTAGCACCACTCCAGCATCTTCAGTAGCGGTGGGTAGTGCAGCACCAGTTCCGGGTACTCGGGAATCTCGAAGGAGCCGATGGGTGCGAAATTGCGCACGCCTTCCGGCTTTTTTCCGGTCTCTGCTTCATCCTCGGGATAGCAGGTCACGATGGACAGGCCTTTGCCGTTGCTGCGTGCCGCTTCGATCTGCATGCGCAGGGTCATGGCCACGCCGTTCATTTCGCGAAAGGTGTCCGTGAAATGCGCCAGACGCATGGGACGGCGCGAGGTTTTTCTGCCCTTGCGCTGGAACATCCGGTCCAGGCAATGGCGCGAAAAGGTACGATCCTGAGCATAG is part of the Desulfovibrio ferrophilus genome and harbors:
- a CDS encoding lysophospholipid acyltransferase family protein; translation: MPQAHVLESPFDLNLPLNRPLRAMVQPPLEKLLCLPTLKSLYSEISGRKNSDFLADVLNLLSIQVDVPETDLSNIPATGPAVVVANHPFGAIEGVILLQTLRRVRPDVKVMANHVLSMIPEMREHLISVDPFGSRKSSKRNIGPLKEAIRWARGGGLLAVFPAGEVSSLQLRKRTVTDPQWSPSIGRIIRITKAPVVPVHFDGHNGPLFHLLGMIHPRLRTMMLPREMLNKQRRTVCLDVGRMIPAQKIQHFENDEKLTDYLRLRTYLLKHKREQATGLTPPTNLEGTQPVAQSCGPALLAAEIESQPAQNVLLEQGDQMIICAQGRALPAVLPEIGRLRELNFRDVGEGTGLARDLDRFDDDYHHLVLWHKKDRRIVGAYRVGCVDSIVDSSGIKGLYTSTLFKYDHKFLDALGPCLEMGRAFISKEYRKSYNPLLLLWKGIARFVYRHKRYKTIFGPVSISNDYNPLSRHLMMHFLKGHQEGTKALLKTVRPLTPPKIKARVPGGFKPGSIAAICPDIEDLGTAVADIESDGKGVPVLLRQYLKLGGQVLTFNLDRDFGDAIDGLIVVDLTKTSEKTLARYMGKDEVSVFRAYHLRMATHAA
- a CDS encoding glycosyltransferase; this encodes MKHPALCCDLHVHSRYSRRPSEWILQKIGCAESYTDPKSIYDIARRRGMDLVTITDHNVLEGSLEIAHLPGTFVSEEITTYFPEDQCKVHVLAWDITEAQHTDISKARENIFDLAQYLRSQNIVHAVAHPMFDMNSTLTPGHFEKLLLLFEVLELNGSRDHSPNEAIRLIVEQLTEADTLELAERHGFLSPLATPWKKSLVSGSDDHSSLNIARSHTSVADATGIRSFLNGLREGHSQPVQVPATPATMAHNLYSIAYQFYADKLGLAPMVSKDLLLRFMDRALTLREPERGNRLKARFHDMVTSLRAASVRRSQPTALKSILQKEALSIVWDDKTMIKGLSGRNDEPWKAERDWFTFVDRASEKVLKHFADTILESLGGADVFDLFKAIGSAGSSYIMLAPYMVAYNLYAQDRTFSRHCLDRMFQRKGRKTSRRPMRLAHFTDTFREMNGVAMTLRMQIEAARSNGKGLSIVTCYPEDEAETGKKPEGVRNFAPIGSFEIPEYPELVLHYPPLLKMLEWCYETGVTHIHAATPGPVGMAGLACAKILGLPLHSTYHTAFPQYASALTGDASMAEGMWRYMVWFSNQSDVVYAPSLSMANELTGKGVDAKRVRLYPRGVDVERFNPAKRNGFFKSGYGLDEGETKLLYVGRVSQEKNLHVLTGAFKRLAARRTGVRLVVVGNGPYLEQMQDELSGYPVTFTGPLTGDDLAAAYASASIFVFPSTTDTFGNVVLEAQASGLPVIVTDQGGPQENLIPGQTGLIVPDGDERHFERAMETLVDNPARVREMRHNARNYMEGRSFEASYLQLWELYREVSPC